GAAGCCTGCAGACCCACAAGGGGACCCTGAGCATAACCCTTCCGCCCTACCAGGAGCGGGTGGAAACCTCCACCCAGGTGGAACAGATACTCCGCTCCCATTTTAACGAGTTCCCTTCGGCGGTCTTCGAGTTCACCGCCGGCGGACCGGGAGGCGGCGGTACCCCCATCGATGTTCTGGTCAAAACCGACGACATGGAGCTGGGCAGGGAAACCGCCTACCGGATACGGGACCTCATGAAAGAGGAGATCCCGGAGATTACCGAACCGGTGGTATCCCTCCAGGAAGGGCTGCCGGAACTGGACATCGTGATCGACCGCGACCGGGCCTACGAACTGGGTCTTACCATGGCGGCCATCGGTCAGGAGATCCGGGCCAACGTGGAGGGGGTTACGGCATCCCGCTACAACGACGAAGGCAACGAATACGATATCCTGCTTATCCTGCCGGAGGAGGACCGCAACGAAATACCGGACCTGGAAAAGATCTTTGTGGTCAACTCCGCCGGACAGCACATACCCCTGGCAAGTTTCGCTTCCACCACAAAGACCACCGGACCGGTCAGCATTAACAGGGAAAACCAGACCAGGACCATTCACGTGCAGGGGGGTCTGGCACCGGGGGCAAAGCTGCAGGAGGTGGAACTCGGGCTCAGGAGGCTTATTGCCGACAGGATACCGGTAAACGAAAACGTCGTGCTGGAGTACTCCGGAGATTACGCGGAGCTGATGGAATACGGAATGAAATTCGTGGTCATCCTGATCATCTCCATTCTGCTGGTTTTTGGAGTCATGGCGAGCCAGTTTGAATCCTTTCTGGATCCCTTTATCATCTTTTTTACCATCCCCCTGGTACTGGTGGGGGTCATTCTCATATACATCCTGACCGGACAAAGCTTCAGTATCTTTACCGCCGTGGGACTGGTCATGCTGGTGGGAATCGTCGTCAACAACGGGATCGTCCTTGTGGACTACACCAACCTGCTTCGAAAGCGCGGAATGTCCATAACGGAGGCCTGTATCGAAGCAGGAGGAAACCGTCTGCGCCCCATTCTGATGACCAGTCTTACCACCATCCTCGCCCTTGTGCCCATGGCTTTCTTTGCCGGTGAAGGCGCGGAGCTGGTCCAGCCCATTGGAAAAACCGTGGTGGGCGGTCTCTCCGTCGCGACCTTGCTGACCCTCTTCCTGGTCCCGGTACTCTACGCCCTGCTTAACGGCCGAGCGGAAAAACGGGCCCTCAAAAGGAGACAGAAATCGTGAAAAGAATCGAAATTATCGCCAACCGCTCCATAGAAGGTGACCTTCACGACGCCCTGAAAGAGGCGGGAGCGGCACAGCATTACACCAAGATACCTGTCGTTCACGGGGTCGGAAACTCCGGCCCCCGGATGGGGGACCATATCTGGCCGGAGGAGAATTTCATTATGATTGTCTACTGCGAGGATGAGGAGGCGGCGAAAATCCGCTCCGCGGTGGAGAATTTAAAGACCTTCTTTACCCAGGAGGGAATCAAGCTCTTCGAAATGGAGTGGCGATAAACCGGGCTCGTATTTACAGGAACTCCCGGAGCCGGTCCTCGAAGAGGCTCCACTCCCTGCAGCCCCGCAGGACAGTCCAGAACTCCCCTGCCTGTGCAGCATCGTCGCTTCCGTGTTTCAGATACCCGAAGTAGAGCTTCATCTTCCCCAGGATCCATGGAGGGGCGGCTCCGGAGGCAAGAAACTCGTCGGCAAGGCGCCGTAAAAAATGAGCGATCTCCTTCATGGCAAAGGATTCTTTCCTGCCGCTTCTGATCTCCCGCGCCAGTACCGGCCGGCTCAGGAATCCCCGGCCCAGGAGCCATCCGGCGGTTTCCGGAAAACGGGCAGAGATCCCCTGAAAATCTTCGGCAGAATTAATGTCCCCGCTGTAGAACAGGGAATGCCGGCAGCGGGCAAGGAATTCGCCGTAGGCCTCTCTGTCCGGTGTCCCCCGGTACATCTGCCGTCCCGTCCTGGGATGGAGCACTACAAAGTCCAGGGGAAAATCATTCAGAACCTTCAGGACCTCCCGCCACTCATCAGCCTCCTCGAGGCCGAGACGCAATTTGACCGAGAAGGCCGGAAGATCAGGCCGACAGGAGCGGGAGAGAACCTCTTCTATCAGGTGTGGATGGGGCAGAATCCCGGAACCCCGCTTTTTACGGGTAATGTTCGGTATCGGGCAGCCGATGTTCCAGTTTACCTGGGTGTATCCCAGATCGGCGCAGGCCCGGGAGACATGGACTATCCCCTCTGGATCGGCTCCCAGGATCTGCGGAATCAGCGGCCGGGTTCCGTTGACCCCGGGCAGAACGTCCCGCAGGTGATAGTCATAGCGTCTGGCCCCCCGGATGGTCCCGATAAAGGGCGCAATGGCCCCGTCAAGTCCGCCGAACATCTCCATGGCCGCCCTGCGAAAAGCGGCGGTGGTTATGCCTTCCAGAGGAGCGAGAACAAGGAGAGGGGAGCTTCCGGCGGAGGAACCTAGGCGTAACGGCGAAGGATTACCCACAGCGAGGAGAGTACAATCAGGTCAGGAGCCATATTGTGGAGCCAGACAAGGGCATCGGGCTGAAGAAAATCATTGAGAAAATAGTATAGAACGACCCGCAGGGCCCAGAGAACAAAGACGAAGAGAACCGCGAAAAAGAGGGTCCTGTTGCGGATAAGCAGAAAAAGCCCCACCAGCAGAATGGTACCGGAAACGAGTTCCAGGACAGTAATTATAATCGCAACAACGTCATTTCCTATACCCAGAGCACGAAAGACCTTACTTCCCGTTGAAGTGTAGTCCATGAGCCCCAGCAGTCCGGATACTATTAAAAACAGAGAAACCGCGAGCTGCAGAAAAAAGATTCCGTCCACGGATTTTTCCCGATTAGCCATATTATCTCCTATATATGAATGTCTGCTTTTATCATATTCTAGCTGCCCGCGTTGAGCAATACCGGGTAATACCGGACCGTGAAACGTGAGGCCAGCTCCTCGATGGCGAGGGGTTTGTCGAAGAGGTACCCCTGATAGATATTGCAGCCCGCCTCCTGGAGAAACTCGAGCTGGTCCAGGGTTTCCACCCCTTCGGCAACAACGGAAAAACCCAGATCATGGGAGAGCCCGATTATTGCATTGATGATGGTGGATGATTTTCGACTGAAATTCAGGTTTTCCAGAAAAGACTTGTCAATCTTGATGGTCCCCACAGGAAAATCCTTGATTTTTTTCAGGGAAGAGTAGCCTGTTCCAAAATCATCGATGGCAATACTGACCCCCATTTCATTCAACTGCAGCAGTTTTTTCTCCGCCTCGTCCTGGTCCCTCATGATCCCGGTTTCAGTTATTTCCAGTTCAAGAAGGGCGGGATCAAAACCGGTCTTCTCCAGCGCCCGCTGTATGTCCCTCACCAGGTCCGGATGGCCGAACTGAAAGGGTGATAAATTCACCGCCAGAACAGGTTTCTCTTCCCCTTCTCCGGCACAGACACAGCGCTGCCATTCCCTCAGGGCAAGATCCAGTATCTCTCTGCCGAAGGGGATGATAAGTCCGCTGCTCTCGGCCACGGGAATAAACTGATCCGGCGGAATCTGTCCAAGTTCCGGAGAGTTCCAGCGGGCCAGGGCTTCCGCACCGATAATGCGCCCCTTGCGGTCAACCTTCGGCTGAAACAGGGCGTGGAATTCGTTTCCCCCCAGGGCCTGTTCGAACTGACGCTCCAGGGTCCGGCGGGCCTGGATTGAGCTGTGGAGACGGCGGTTATACATCTGGTAGGTGGACTTCCCCCGTTCCTTTGCCATGAAGAGGGCCGTTTCACTGTTCTTGACCAGCATCTCCTCGTTAAAACCGTCGTCCGGATAGACCGCGACACCGATACTGACACTGACCCGGATCCTCTCTCCGAGAATGCCGATCGGCTCCTTGAACACCTCGAGGATCTTCTTGACGATTTCCAGCACATGATCGGTGCGGTTTACATCCGTCACCAGCACTCCGAACTTGTCGCCCTCCAGCCGGGAGACCGAATCGTCCTTGCGGAATGATCTGGAAAGGATCTTCCCGATCTCCACCAGAAGCCTGTCGCCTATCTTGGGCCCGAAAAGGTCATTGACCTCCTTGAAGCGGTCTACCCCGAAACAGAGAACCGCGAAGGTTGTGGACCTGCGCTTTATGTGCCGCAGCTCAAGACCGAGGCGTTCAAAGAACATTCTGCGGTTCGGCAGACGGGTAAGATAGTCGTAGTGTTCATAAAACTGGGCCTTCTCCTCCGCCACCTTCCGGGCGGAGATGTCCCTGAGGGTAACAATGACTCCGGAAATTCGGTGATTGTTCAGCTGGTTATTGCAGTTCGCCTCCATGTGTACCCACTCGTCATCGGTATTCCGCAGGCGAAAATCCAGAATATCGAAGGTGGACATTTCAGTAATCCCGGAAAGGAAGAGGGCGGAGACCCGGTCGATATCCTCGGAATGAATAAAATCCCGAAAGTTCCTGGTGTTCAACGCCTCCGGCCGATACCCAAGGAGGGAGACAACGGCACCCCCGGCATACTCAATTGTCATCGATTCATTGACAACCAGGGTTATCTCCCGGCTCAGCTCAACCATGGCCTTGAGCTTTTCCTCATTACCGAGGAGCCGCTCCTCGTAGCGCTTCCAGTGGGAGATATCAAAGAGGGTAATGACCAGATTACCGGCGTCAAGATAGTTTCCAACCTGCAGCACCAGGTTGCGGTGCAGACCGTTGCGATCGACAATCCGGACTTCGTACTGGTCGGGAACATCCTTGTCCCCGGCGCTGCGTCGTCGATGATAGTAGCGGATCTTCTGCAGGTCTTCCTGGACGACAATATCGTTCCAGTGAACCGTGCGGTTTAAAAACAGTTCGTGGGAATATCCGGTTACTTCAAATACAGACTCGTTGATATATACAAGATCAAGCCGGGCATCCACAACAGCGATGATCACAGCCCTCGACTGCTCCAGAATGCGGCGATAGAATTCTGATGTTTCCCCAAGC
This genomic window from Marispirochaeta aestuarii contains:
- a CDS encoding tRNA-dihydrouridine synthase family protein, yielding MGNPSPLRLGSSAGSSPLLVLAPLEGITTAAFRRAAMEMFGGLDGAIAPFIGTIRGARRYDYHLRDVLPGVNGTRPLIPQILGADPEGIVHVSRACADLGYTQVNWNIGCPIPNITRKKRGSGILPHPHLIEEVLSRSCRPDLPAFSVKLRLGLEEADEWREVLKVLNDFPLDFVVLHPRTGRQMYRGTPDREAYGEFLARCRHSLFYSGDINSAEDFQGISARFPETAGWLLGRGFLSRPVLAREIRSGRKESFAMKEIAHFLRRLADEFLASGAAPPWILGKMKLYFGYLKHGSDDAAQAGEFWTVLRGCREWSLFEDRLREFL
- a CDS encoding putative bifunctional diguanylate cyclase/phosphodiesterase encodes the protein MSSQLGETSEFYRRILEQSRAVIIAVVDARLDLVYINESVFEVTGYSHELFLNRTVHWNDIVVQEDLQKIRYYHRRRSAGDKDVPDQYEVRIVDRNGLHRNLVLQVGNYLDAGNLVITLFDISHWKRYEERLLGNEEKLKAMVELSREITLVVNESMTIEYAGGAVVSLLGYRPEALNTRNFRDFIHSEDIDRVSALFLSGITEMSTFDILDFRLRNTDDEWVHMEANCNNQLNNHRISGVIVTLRDISARKVAEEKAQFYEHYDYLTRLPNRRMFFERLGLELRHIKRRSTTFAVLCFGVDRFKEVNDLFGPKIGDRLLVEIGKILSRSFRKDDSVSRLEGDKFGVLVTDVNRTDHVLEIVKKILEVFKEPIGILGERIRVSVSIGVAVYPDDGFNEEMLVKNSETALFMAKERGKSTYQMYNRRLHSSIQARRTLERQFEQALGGNEFHALFQPKVDRKGRIIGAEALARWNSPELGQIPPDQFIPVAESSGLIIPFGREILDLALREWQRCVCAGEGEEKPVLAVNLSPFQFGHPDLVRDIQRALEKTGFDPALLELEITETGIMRDQDEAEKKLLQLNEMGVSIAIDDFGTGYSSLKKIKDFPVGTIKIDKSFLENLNFSRKSSTIINAIIGLSHDLGFSVVAEGVETLDQLEFLQEAGCNIYQGYLFDKPLAIEELASRFTVRYYPVLLNAGS
- a CDS encoding PG0541 family transporter-associated protein yields the protein MKRIEIIANRSIEGDLHDALKEAGAAQHYTKIPVVHGVGNSGPRMGDHIWPEENFIMIVYCEDEEAAKIRSAVENLKTFFTQEGIKLFEMEWR